A region of Asticcacaulis excentricus DNA encodes the following proteins:
- a CDS encoding heparin lyase I family protein: MLNKLDKRTVYAVLSASVASVVSVGALAAATTFVDTADHKESGFSNGQMTPFEAEAGVTTRGNYMRVDQIDGEPAVKSYWAQANYNGTRATRGAEAQPIGLQIHSDGWYAFRFYLPADFPTDKELAIAQIFSRGGCSSWSSMVVIRDNNLFLARRSSNGCTATIEHPLATNIQHGAWNTVILRFKASDQRAGELKAWCNNSNEQSPNINIQNLNFGAGAFVNGTLDPNVTNNWINLKFGQYDYDHANYTVGETRTIYFDDVSMLRGNPQGAFGMVKPQ; the protein is encoded by the coding sequence ATGTTAAACAAACTCGACAAACGAACAGTCTACGCCGTGTTGTCCGCTTCGGTCGCGTCCGTTGTTTCTGTCGGGGCTCTGGCCGCCGCGACAACCTTTGTTGATACAGCGGATCACAAGGAGTCCGGATTTTCAAACGGACAGATGACGCCGTTCGAGGCTGAAGCCGGGGTCACGACACGTGGCAACTACATGCGTGTGGACCAGATCGATGGTGAGCCGGCCGTCAAGAGTTACTGGGCGCAGGCTAATTATAATGGGACAAGAGCTACCCGTGGAGCGGAGGCGCAGCCCATAGGCCTACAAATACACAGTGACGGGTGGTACGCATTTCGCTTTTACCTGCCCGCCGATTTCCCGACCGATAAGGAACTGGCTATAGCTCAGATCTTCTCGCGCGGTGGATGCAGTTCGTGGTCTTCCATGGTCGTTATACGCGATAACAACCTGTTTTTGGCCAGACGTTCGAGTAACGGGTGTACTGCGACCATTGAACACCCACTGGCGACCAACATCCAGCATGGCGCATGGAATACGGTTATACTGCGCTTCAAGGCCTCTGACCAAAGGGCCGGAGAGTTGAAGGCGTGGTGCAACAACAGTAATGAGCAATCTCCAAACATCAATATTCAAAATCTGAATTTTGGAGCGGGTGCTTTCGTGAACGGAACTCTTGATCCGAACGTGACCAACAATTGGATCAATCTCAAATTTGGTCAATATGATTACGACCATGCCAACTACACAGTGGGTGAGACACGTACGATTTACTTTGATGACGTTTCTATGCTTCGGGGTAATCCACAAGGGGCTTTCGGCATGGTAAAGCCCCAATAA
- a CDS encoding glycoside hydrolase family 43 protein, with protein MSRTRNFRAALALSVALLSACASLPGQSAHAAEGRAAFDWFEYKGSDEVFAEPTSPDTYQNPILAGYHPDPSVARVGEDYYLINSTFAFYPGIPVFHSRDLVNWTQIGNAIDRPSMMPFDKLHLGYNGIYAPTIRYKDGLFYIITTCVGCGGNFVITTKDPKGPWSDPIWLPHIEGIDPSLFFDDDGRVYVVHHRNPLKPRYDAHTAIWIMEVDPKTFAPRSEDIMLVDGGDKMPWNTDYIEGPHIYKVGGQYYLSAAGGGTGYYHGQLLYKADKPFGPYVANPNNPILTQFGLPDSRKNPVTATGHADMFQDTKGQWWAVFLGTRVYDLTTPPQDPGRFATGRETFMLPVSWKDGWPVILEKGVALPYRPKRPDLPRDKPPALPTTGNFTLHESFDSEKLAPQWLFIRTPKIQWWNIAGGQLNLEPRADRLATGGQPSFIGRRLMHMSASWTTKLTFSPQTAGDEAGLMAVQNNEHFFAFGLSLNSAGQPVLKVRKRQGEKDPEQGLTLGEVRVGTKTNVPVYLRTTIDKAKISFSYSLDNKRFFPVVENTDASALTTAAAGGFTGAVIGMYAERSVAQ; from the coding sequence ATGTCTCGTACCCGAAACTTTCGTGCAGCGCTGGCTTTAAGCGTCGCTCTATTAAGTGCGTGTGCAAGCCTGCCGGGCCAGAGCGCTCACGCGGCCGAGGGCAGGGCTGCGTTTGACTGGTTTGAGTACAAGGGCTCGGATGAGGTTTTTGCTGAACCTACGTCCCCAGACACGTATCAAAATCCCATCCTGGCTGGATATCATCCTGATCCCAGCGTGGCACGGGTGGGTGAGGACTACTATCTCATCAACTCCACCTTTGCCTTTTATCCGGGAATTCCCGTATTCCACAGTCGTGACCTCGTGAACTGGACACAGATTGGAAACGCCATTGACCGACCGAGTATGATGCCGTTTGACAAGCTGCACCTCGGTTACAACGGCATTTATGCGCCGACCATCCGCTATAAAGACGGTCTATTTTACATCATTACGACTTGCGTGGGGTGCGGTGGAAACTTTGTGATTACCACTAAAGACCCCAAAGGTCCGTGGTCAGACCCCATCTGGCTTCCGCACATAGAAGGCATTGATCCGTCGTTATTTTTTGATGACGATGGAAGGGTCTACGTCGTTCATCATCGCAACCCGCTCAAACCACGCTATGACGCGCACACGGCTATCTGGATCATGGAGGTGGACCCAAAGACCTTCGCACCCAGATCGGAAGACATAATGCTGGTCGACGGTGGCGATAAGATGCCGTGGAACACGGACTACATCGAAGGCCCGCACATCTACAAGGTTGGTGGACAATATTACCTTTCGGCGGCCGGCGGCGGTACGGGTTATTATCATGGGCAGTTGCTTTATAAAGCGGACAAACCTTTTGGCCCCTACGTAGCTAACCCGAACAATCCGATTTTGACGCAGTTCGGTTTGCCTGACAGTCGCAAGAATCCCGTCACGGCCACAGGTCATGCCGACATGTTTCAGGACACCAAGGGTCAGTGGTGGGCTGTGTTCCTGGGCACCCGCGTCTACGATCTAACGACCCCGCCGCAGGATCCTGGCCGTTTTGCCACGGGGCGCGAGACCTTTATGCTCCCCGTAAGCTGGAAAGACGGGTGGCCGGTGATTCTGGAGAAGGGCGTGGCTTTGCCCTATCGGCCCAAGCGCCCGGATTTGCCCCGGGATAAACCGCCCGCACTACCGACGACTGGGAACTTCACCCTTCATGAGAGTTTCGATTCAGAAAAGCTTGCGCCGCAGTGGCTGTTTATACGAACGCCCAAAATTCAGTGGTGGAACATAGCGGGTGGGCAACTGAACCTTGAACCAAGAGCAGATCGCCTGGCCACGGGCGGACAACCGTCATTTATAGGGCGCCGGTTGATGCACATGAGCGCGAGTTGGACTACAAAGCTGACATTCTCTCCCCAAACCGCCGGAGACGAAGCTGGCTTGATGGCCGTGCAGAACAACGAGCACTTCTTCGCGTTTGGCCTAAGTTTGAATTCTGCGGGTCAACCGGTCCTAAAGGTTCGCAAGCGTCAGGGTGAAAAAGACCCGGAACAGGGGCTCACCCTTGGGGAAGTTAGGGTTGGCACGAAGACCAATGTCCCCGTCTACCTGCGAACAACCATCGACAAGGCCAAGATCAGTTTCAGCTACTCATTGGACAATAAGCGCTTTTTCCCTGTTGTTGAAAACACCGACGCTTCGGCCCTTACGACGGCAGCAGCCGGCGGATTCACAGGTGCGGTTATAGGCATGTACGCCGAGAGGTCAGTCGCCCAATGA